In Oscillatoria sp. FACHB-1406, one DNA window encodes the following:
- the uvrA gene encoding excinuclease ABC subunit UvrA yields MIQPIDLSDSLDSIANNGKSAPARNTIRIRGARQHNLKNVDLELPRDRLVVFTGVSGSGKSSLAFDTIFAEGQRRYVESLSAYARQFLGQLDKPDVDAIEGLSPAISIDQKSTSHNPRSTVGTVTEIYDYLRLLFGRAGQPHCPHCDRNIAPQTIDEMCDRVLELPDRTRFQILAPVVRGKKGTHKKLLSSLASEGFVRVRVNGEVRELSDAIELEKNNSHTIEIVIDRLIKKEGIQERLADSLSTCLKRANGIAAIEILNETAESTDKTEPEKTPQSQEIVFSENFACPEHGAVMEELSPRLFSFNSPYGACPQCHGLGNLRKFSQDLVIPDPTAPVYSAIAPWSDKDNSYYLSLLYSLGRAHNFEIQTPWNQLTAEQQNIILHGSPEPIFFTDDSRSGKKDGYYRKYSGVLNILERQYQESTSELQKQKLEPYIVAQTCETCRGKRLKPEVLSVLLGQYNIDNLTSSPIRETLERIENLQLTQRQALIGDLALKEIKARLQFLLDVGLDYLTLDRAAMTLSGGEAQRIRLATQIGAGLTGVLYVLDEPSIGLHQRDNQRLLSTLRKLRDIGNTLIVVEHDEDTIRAADYIVDIGPKAGVHGGEIVCQGNLDTLLNAENSLTGAYLSGRRAIETPNERRRGNGRSLVLKKCQRNNLQKIDVKIPLGVLACITGVSGSGKSTLVEELLYPALQHHLTKKVPFPEGLSEVKGLAAIDKVIVIDQSPIGRTPRSNPATYTGVFDPIRAIFTETIEAKARGYKQGQFSFNVKGGRCEACSGQGVNVIEMNFLPDVYVQCEVCKGARYNRETLQVKYKGYSIADVLDMTAEEAAVVFENIPRAATKLQTLVDVGLGYVKLGQPAPTLSGGEAQRVKLATELSRRATGKTLYLIDEPTTGLSFYDVHHLLNVLQRLVDKGNSILVIEHNLDVIRCSDWIIDLGPEGGDRGGEVVAVGTPELVAEHPKSYTGMFLKEVLDKYPALIER; encoded by the coding sequence ATGATTCAGCCGATCGATCTGTCCGATTCTCTCGATAGCATTGCCAACAACGGCAAGTCCGCCCCCGCACGCAATACGATTCGCATTCGCGGCGCGAGACAGCATAATCTTAAGAATGTCGATCTGGAACTGCCGCGCGATCGCTTAGTCGTATTTACGGGCGTTTCCGGTTCTGGTAAGTCTTCCCTGGCGTTCGATACGATTTTTGCCGAAGGACAGCGCCGCTACGTGGAGTCGTTAAGCGCCTACGCGCGCCAGTTTTTGGGGCAGTTAGATAAACCGGATGTAGACGCAATTGAGGGGTTGAGTCCGGCGATTTCCATCGACCAAAAATCGACTTCCCACAACCCGCGATCGACGGTGGGAACGGTAACGGAAATCTACGATTACTTGCGCTTGCTGTTCGGACGCGCGGGACAACCCCACTGTCCTCACTGCGATCGCAACATTGCCCCGCAAACCATCGATGAAATGTGCGATCGCGTCCTGGAATTGCCCGATCGCACCCGCTTCCAAATCCTCGCCCCCGTAGTACGCGGCAAAAAAGGCACTCATAAAAAACTCCTCTCCAGCTTAGCCAGCGAAGGCTTCGTGCGCGTGCGCGTTAACGGCGAAGTGCGCGAACTCAGCGACGCGATCGAACTCGAGAAAAACAACAGCCACACCATCGAAATTGTCATCGATCGCCTGATTAAAAAAGAAGGCATCCAAGAACGCCTCGCCGACTCCCTCTCCACCTGTCTCAAACGCGCTAATGGGATTGCCGCGATCGAAATCCTCAACGAAACTGCGGAATCTACGGATAAAACCGAACCCGAAAAAACCCCCCAATCCCAAGAAATCGTCTTCTCAGAAAACTTCGCCTGCCCCGAACACGGCGCAGTTATGGAAGAACTTTCGCCTCGCCTCTTCTCCTTCAACTCTCCCTACGGCGCTTGCCCGCAATGTCACGGACTCGGCAACCTCCGTAAATTCTCGCAAGACTTAGTTATTCCCGATCCCACTGCACCCGTTTACTCCGCGATCGCGCCCTGGTCGGACAAAGACAACTCCTACTATCTCTCCCTCCTCTACAGTCTCGGGCGCGCCCACAACTTCGAGATTCAAACCCCCTGGAACCAACTCACCGCCGAACAGCAAAACATTATCTTACACGGTAGCCCCGAACCCATCTTCTTTACCGACGACTCCCGCAGCGGCAAAAAAGACGGCTACTACCGCAAATATTCCGGCGTACTCAACATCCTCGAACGCCAATACCAAGAAAGCACCTCCGAACTGCAAAAACAAAAACTCGAACCCTACATCGTCGCTCAAACCTGCGAAACCTGTCGCGGAAAGCGCCTCAAACCCGAAGTCCTCTCCGTGCTACTCGGGCAATACAACATCGACAACCTCACCAGTTCCCCCATCCGCGAAACCTTAGAGCGCATCGAAAACCTGCAACTGACCCAACGACAAGCGCTGATCGGCGACCTCGCCCTCAAAGAAATCAAAGCCAGACTGCAATTTCTCCTTGATGTTGGCTTAGATTATCTCACCCTCGATCGCGCCGCAATGACCCTCTCCGGCGGCGAAGCACAGCGCATCCGCCTCGCCACCCAAATCGGCGCGGGACTCACCGGCGTACTCTACGTTCTCGACGAACCCAGCATCGGACTCCATCAGCGCGACAACCAACGCCTCCTCAGCACCCTCAGAAAACTGCGCGATATCGGCAACACCCTAATCGTCGTCGAACATGACGAAGACACCATCCGCGCTGCCGATTACATCGTCGATATCGGCCCCAAAGCGGGCGTACACGGCGGAGAAATCGTTTGTCAGGGCAACTTAGACACCCTGCTAAACGCCGAAAACTCCCTCACCGGCGCGTATCTCTCCGGGCGGCGCGCCATTGAAACCCCCAACGAACGCAGGCGCGGGAACGGACGCAGTTTAGTCCTAAAAAAATGCCAGCGCAATAACCTGCAAAAAATCGATGTCAAAATCCCCCTCGGCGTACTTGCCTGCATTACCGGCGTATCCGGTTCCGGCAAATCCACCCTCGTCGAAGAACTGCTTTATCCCGCGCTGCAACACCACCTCACCAAAAAAGTCCCCTTCCCCGAAGGATTAAGCGAAGTCAAAGGACTAGCCGCGATCGATAAAGTTATCGTCATCGACCAATCCCCCATCGGACGCACGCCCCGTTCCAATCCCGCCACTTATACTGGCGTTTTCGACCCAATTCGCGCCATTTTCACCGAAACCATCGAAGCCAAAGCGCGGGGCTACAAACAAGGACAATTTTCTTTCAACGTCAAAGGCGGACGCTGCGAAGCTTGCAGCGGACAGGGCGTAAACGTCATTGAAATGAACTTTTTGCCCGACGTTTACGTGCAGTGCGAGGTGTGTAAAGGCGCGCGCTACAACCGCGAAACCTTGCAGGTGAAATATAAGGGCTATTCCATCGCCGATGTTCTCGATATGACGGCGGAAGAAGCGGCAGTTGTCTTTGAAAATATTCCCCGCGCCGCAACGAAATTGCAAACCTTAGTTGATGTCGGTTTAGGTTACGTGAAATTAGGTCAACCCGCCCCGACGCTATCGGGAGGGGAAGCGCAACGGGTGAAACTTGCGACCGAACTATCGCGCCGCGCAACGGGCAAAACGTTGTATTTAATCGACGAACCGACAACGGGTTTATCGTTCTACGACGTGCATCATTTATTGAATGTTTTACAGCGTTTAGTGGATAAGGGGAATTCAATTTTAGTCATCGAACATAACCTCGACGTGATTCGTTGTTCCGATTGGATTATCGATTTAGGGCCGGAAGGGGGAGATAGAGGCGGCGAAGTCGTTGCAGTGGGAACGCCGGAATTAGTCGCGGAACATCCGAAGTCTTATACGGGGATGTTTTTAAAAGAAGTTTTGGATAAATATCCAGCTTTAATCGAGCGTTGA
- the hisH gene encoding imidazole glycerol phosphate synthase subunit HisH, whose amino-acid sequence MAVIAVIDYDMGNLHSACKGLEKAGATPKVVDSAREIAIADAVVLPGVGAFDPAVQHLRSRDLVSPIQDAIASGKPFLGICLGLQILFEGSEEGTEPGLGIIPGVVRRFRSEPDLTIPHMGWNQLHFTQPHLSLWQNLGESPFVYFVHSYYVDPVDTSVRAATVTHGTQEVTAAIARDNITAVQFHPEKSSTAGLQMLANFVSTIRATVAV is encoded by the coding sequence ATGGCTGTTATTGCAGTAATAGATTACGATATGGGCAATTTGCACTCGGCTTGCAAGGGATTGGAAAAAGCGGGTGCAACGCCAAAGGTTGTCGATTCGGCGCGGGAAATTGCGATCGCTGATGCTGTGGTTTTGCCGGGAGTCGGCGCTTTCGATCCTGCCGTTCAACACTTGCGATCGCGCGATCTCGTTTCCCCAATTCAAGATGCGATCGCCTCGGGCAAACCTTTCCTCGGCATTTGTTTGGGTTTACAAATTCTGTTTGAGGGTTCGGAAGAAGGCACAGAACCCGGACTCGGCATTATTCCGGGAGTCGTGCGCCGTTTTCGTTCCGAACCCGATTTAACCATTCCCCACATGGGTTGGAATCAACTTCACTTCACGCAGCCCCATCTTTCCCTTTGGCAAAACCTCGGCGAATCTCCCTTCGTTTATTTCGTCCATTCCTATTACGTCGATCCCGTTGATACCTCGGTGCGCGCGGCGACTGTTACTCACGGCACTCAAGAAGTTACAGCCGCGATCGCGCGCGATAATATTACTGCGGTGCAATTTCACCCCGAAAAATCTTCCACCGCCGGACTGCAAATGCTTGCCAATTTTGTCAGCACGATTCGCGCTACTGTTGCTGTTTAA
- the proA gene encoding glutamate-5-semialdehyde dehydrogenase produces the protein MIASEVNISTPTEIARQTRQAAQHLAVLSEAERNRALEAIARALEASSAEILAANEADCRAAEAEGISPALLARLKLGESKLQAAIAGVLDVAKLPDPIGSLQIHRELDDGLVLKRVTCPLGVLGIIFEARPEALIQITSLAIKSGNGAILKGGKEATRSCQTLTEIIRSALATTAVSPEVVQLLTTRSEIRALLELDEYVNLIIPRGSNSFVRYVQENTRIPVLGHADGICHLYIDKDADLEQSVKVTIDAKTQYPAACNAIETLLVHRDLAAEFLPQLAAAVPAVELRGDARTREILAVEPATEEDWSTEYSDLVLAVKIVDSIEDAIAHINTYGSKHTDAIMTENSTAAEMFLNRVDAAGVYHNCSTRFADGFRYGFGAEVGISTQQMPPRGPVGLEGLVTYKYKLVGNGHIAATYSGSKAKSFTHKDI, from the coding sequence ATGATTGCTTCTGAAGTTAATATTTCTACCCCAACTGAAATTGCGCGTCAAACTCGCCAAGCCGCACAACACCTCGCCGTTCTTAGCGAAGCGGAAAGAAATCGCGCTCTAGAAGCGATCGCGCGCGCCCTAGAAGCCTCAAGCGCCGAGATTTTAGCGGCGAATGAAGCCGACTGTCGCGCGGCGGAAGCTGAAGGGATTTCTCCCGCTTTATTGGCGCGCCTGAAGTTAGGAGAGTCGAAATTACAAGCCGCGATCGCGGGCGTACTAGATGTCGCAAAACTTCCCGATCCGATCGGTTCGCTACAAATTCATCGGGAATTAGATGACGGTTTAGTTCTCAAGCGCGTCACTTGTCCTTTAGGCGTTTTAGGGATTATTTTTGAAGCGCGCCCCGAAGCCTTAATTCAAATTACCAGCCTTGCGATTAAATCCGGCAATGGGGCAATTTTGAAAGGGGGAAAAGAAGCGACTCGTTCCTGTCAGACGCTAACGGAGATTATTCGCTCGGCTTTAGCCACCACTGCCGTTAGCCCCGAAGTCGTGCAATTGCTGACGACGCGATCGGAAATTCGCGCTCTTTTAGAACTCGACGAATATGTAAACCTAATTATTCCGCGCGGTTCTAATAGCTTCGTGCGCTACGTCCAAGAAAATACGCGCATTCCCGTCCTCGGACACGCGGATGGGATTTGCCATCTCTACATCGATAAAGATGCAGATTTAGAGCAATCTGTCAAGGTGACAATTGATGCAAAAACGCAATATCCTGCCGCTTGCAACGCGATCGAAACGCTCTTAGTTCATCGCGATCTTGCCGCAGAATTTCTCCCCCAACTCGCCGCTGCCGTGCCAGCCGTCGAACTGCGCGGCGACGCGAGAACGCGAGAAATTTTGGCGGTAGAACCGGCAACGGAAGAAGACTGGTCAACCGAGTATAGTGATTTAGTTTTAGCGGTTAAAATTGTCGATTCAATTGAAGACGCGATCGCGCATATCAATACTTACGGTTCTAAACATACCGACGCGATTATGACCGAGAATTCTACCGCCGCAGAAATGTTTTTAAATCGAGTCGATGCAGCAGGCGTTTATCACAACTGTTCGACTCGTTTTGCCGATGGATTTCGTTACGGTTTTGGGGCAGAAGTTGGCATCAGTACCCAACAAATGCCGCCTAGAGGGCCAGTGGGTTTAGAAGGATTAGTAACCTATAAATATAAGCTCGTCGGTAACGGTCATATTGCCGCAACTTACTCCGGCTCGAAGGCAAAATCTTTTACGCATAAAGATATTTAA